CCGCCCGGGTATGGCATGAACAATCTTGATGTCTCCGTCCGCCATGCTGCGTCAGCCTTTAGCTCTTATGAATGTCCGCGGCTGCTCCCCCGGCGACGTGCTCGGCCTTGGCTTCGGCATAGAGATCGCTAACTTGTTCGGCGGCTTCCGCGGTATATTCCGTTAACTTTTCCACCAGAGTGAATCCGCCTTTGATGGCAGCCTTGGCCAACGGCCGGATGACCGTGACCACCACTGGCAGCACCACCGGGACCGCCACCGCCACGCCGATGCCGATCAGAATGTTGGTGGGATTCATTTTCAGACTATCCCAAATTGCCACGCTGAACCTCCTTTATTTCAGCCCGTCAAGCTCCAACTGGCAGGGCGGCGGGTGTGCGCGCCCATCCAACCGGAATCCACCGGCCTCATAGACCAAGAACCTTAAAAACTTTCCTTACATTAATTAATCTCTTGAACCTGAACTGTCAATAGAATTA
This genomic window from Desulfobaccales bacterium contains:
- a CDS encoding DUF5132 domain-containing protein encodes the protein MAIWDSLKMNPTNILIGIGVAVAVPVVLPVVVTVIRPLAKAAIKGGFTLVEKLTEYTAEAAEQVSDLYAEAKAEHVAGGAAADIHKS